Proteins encoded within one genomic window of Manis pentadactyla isolate mManPen7 chromosome 4, mManPen7.hap1, whole genome shotgun sequence:
- the DDAH1 gene encoding N(G),N(G)-dimethylarginine dimethylaminohydrolase 1 isoform X3, whose amino-acid sequence MCRCLWVDMMKEALEKLQLNIVEMKDENATLDGGDVLFTGREFFVGLSRRTNQRGAEILADTFKDYAVSTVPVADALHLKSFCSMAGPNLIAIGSSESAQKALKIMQQMSDHRYDKLTVPDDTAANCIYLNIPSKGHILLHRTPEEYPESAKVYEKLKDHMLIPVSNSEMEKVDGLLTCCSILINKKADS is encoded by the exons gtTGACATGATGAAAGAAGCATTAGAAAAACTTCAGCTCAATATAGTAGAGATGAAAGATGAAAATGCAACCTTAGATGGTGGAGATGTCTTATTCACAG GCAGAGAATTTTTTGTGGGCCTTTCCAGAAGGACAAATCAACGAGGTGCTGAAATCTTGGCTGACACTTTTAAG GACTATGCGGTCTCCACAGTCCCAGTGGCTGATGCTTTGCATTTGAAGAGTTTCTGCAGTATGGCTGGGCCTAACCTAATCGCAATCGGATCCAGTGAATCTGCACAGAAAGCCCTCAAG ATCATGCAACAGATGAGTGACCACCGCTATGACAAGCTCACAGTGCCTGATGATACGGCCGCAAACTGTATATATCTAAATATCCCTAGCAAAGGCCACATCTTGCTGCACCGAACACCAGAAGAGTATCCAGAAAGTGCAAAG GTTTATGAAAAGCTGAAGGACCATATGCTGATCCCTGTGAGCAATTCTGAAATGGAAAAGGTGGATGGGCTGCTCACATGCTGCTCCATACTGATTAACAAGAAGGCAGACTCCTGA
- the DDAH1 gene encoding N(G),N(G)-dimethylarginine dimethylaminohydrolase 1 isoform X5, which translates to MMKEALEKLQLNIVEMKDENATLDGGDVLFTGREFFVGLSRRTNQRGAEILADTFKDYAVSTVPVADALHLKSFCSMAGPNLIAIGSSESAQKALKIMQQMSDHRYDKLTVPDDTAANCIYLNIPSKGHILLHRTPEEYPESAKVYEKLKDHMLIPVSNSEMEKVDGLLTCCSILINKKADS; encoded by the exons ATGATGAAAGAAGCATTAGAAAAACTTCAGCTCAATATAGTAGAGATGAAAGATGAAAATGCAACCTTAGATGGTGGAGATGTCTTATTCACAG GCAGAGAATTTTTTGTGGGCCTTTCCAGAAGGACAAATCAACGAGGTGCTGAAATCTTGGCTGACACTTTTAAG GACTATGCGGTCTCCACAGTCCCAGTGGCTGATGCTTTGCATTTGAAGAGTTTCTGCAGTATGGCTGGGCCTAACCTAATCGCAATCGGATCCAGTGAATCTGCACAGAAAGCCCTCAAG ATCATGCAACAGATGAGTGACCACCGCTATGACAAGCTCACAGTGCCTGATGATACGGCCGCAAACTGTATATATCTAAATATCCCTAGCAAAGGCCACATCTTGCTGCACCGAACACCAGAAGAGTATCCAGAAAGTGCAAAG GTTTATGAAAAGCTGAAGGACCATATGCTGATCCCTGTGAGCAATTCTGAAATGGAAAAGGTGGATGGGCTGCTCACATGCTGCTCCATACTGATTAACAAGAAGGCAGACTCCTGA
- the DDAH1 gene encoding N(G),N(G)-dimethylarginine dimethylaminohydrolase 1 isoform X4: MVDMMKEALEKLQLNIVEMKDENATLDGGDVLFTGREFFVGLSRRTNQRGAEILADTFKDYAVSTVPVADALHLKSFCSMAGPNLIAIGSSESAQKALKIMQQMSDHRYDKLTVPDDTAANCIYLNIPSKGHILLHRTPEEYPESAKVYEKLKDHMLIPVSNSEMEKVDGLLTCCSILINKKADS; encoded by the exons gtTGACATGATGAAAGAAGCATTAGAAAAACTTCAGCTCAATATAGTAGAGATGAAAGATGAAAATGCAACCTTAGATGGTGGAGATGTCTTATTCACAG GCAGAGAATTTTTTGTGGGCCTTTCCAGAAGGACAAATCAACGAGGTGCTGAAATCTTGGCTGACACTTTTAAG GACTATGCGGTCTCCACAGTCCCAGTGGCTGATGCTTTGCATTTGAAGAGTTTCTGCAGTATGGCTGGGCCTAACCTAATCGCAATCGGATCCAGTGAATCTGCACAGAAAGCCCTCAAG ATCATGCAACAGATGAGTGACCACCGCTATGACAAGCTCACAGTGCCTGATGATACGGCCGCAAACTGTATATATCTAAATATCCCTAGCAAAGGCCACATCTTGCTGCACCGAACACCAGAAGAGTATCCAGAAAGTGCAAAG GTTTATGAAAAGCTGAAGGACCATATGCTGATCCCTGTGAGCAATTCTGAAATGGAAAAGGTGGATGGGCTGCTCACATGCTGCTCCATACTGATTAACAAGAAGGCAGACTCCTGA